The segment ATTTATGGAACACAGGCTCTGCGACCTTATCAAATACACCGCTACTGCATGATGGCATTAGCTGGGGTCTTCTGGTTGCTGGGTTCTCAGAGCcaacatgaaataatatttggAGCAGTCCCTGAGATAAACCAGGGAATAACCACTTTTTATTTAGCACAGTGCATTGTATAGAGGAGGCACTCGATGAATGTTTGATGACTATCATGGTGATAAGAAACAATCCTTTGATCACCTACAATACAGGTGCAGTGCTATCCCATTCgattcattcagcaaacaaaCATTCAGTTAGGTGTTCTAAGGCACTAGCAATACAATAGTGagcaaacaagaacaaaaattgCTGCTTTCCTGTTCCTTTCTAGTTGGAGTGGAGAAAAAGTTAGAGAGTAGATAAGTTATACCcagaatgccaaaaaaaatgtatacacatgacttgtattcatcttttgttatcggtatatactgagtattacaattctaatacaatgtttttcctttcttaaaatgcgtatacattttttggacacCCTCTCTATATAGTATATGAGTGGTAAAAtgcttaggagaaaaataaagcagggaggcAGTGTGAAAGGTTGAAGGGGagttaaaaatgcagatagaGTGACCAAAGAAGAACTGCCTGGGAGGGTGACGTTTAGTAAAGATTCAAAGAAAGTGAAAGTGCAAACCATACAGGTATCTAAAAGAAAAGCAGTCTAGACGATGGTAATGgcatgtacaaaggccctgaggcaggaatttCCAGAAACAGCCCAatggccagtgtggctggacaTATGGGGATGAGAGAAATAAGGGTGGAGAGGGCACAGAAGCCCTGGTGGATCACAGTTACGATGCCATATCTACTGAGAGAGATGGGATGTGAttagggttttgagcagaggagtgacatgaccTGACTTTGGTTTTAACACGCTCACTCTGGCTGTTCTGTGGAAAACACACAGCAGGGGAGCAAGGACGGAGTAGGAAGAGgacctcttatttttttaaaggcacagtCCAGTTTGCAGTTTTAGCAAGTTCCCTAGGTGATTCTTATACACAGTAAAATTTAAGAACTGCTACCTTAAATTATCTAAGCAATTGAGACAAAAATTGGTTTTACAATCTGGTTATTTCATGATCACTAATCCACTGCTTCATTTTGCCTGTGGAGAAATTGGGTCTAAGCCATTGGACTAAATTAGGCTAACAACCTATCATTTCGGCCATGCAATCTCCAAACTTCAGAAGGAGAGCTCCAAAGGGATCTTGGCCTCTGGCTCTGTGACACAGGATACCCTCTGAGAGAGCTCTCTCCTGTACAGAGAAGACCCCAGCTAATGCCATCATGCAGTAGCGGTGTATTTGATAAGGTCGCAGAGCATGTGTTCCATAAATACAAGTTTCAGGATTTGATTGAAATAGAgcatatgggcagataattttctcaatttttaaaaataacggttttcatttactttttttcccctaccccccttccccccaactTCGAGTCAAGCCGTTGTTCTTAGTCCAATTGTggttcatttactttttaaatggaagTTAGTGAGCATTTGTGtcttattctaaatatatatattctacatatattgtatatattctaagatacagagggtgccaaaatatatatacacattttaagaaaggaaaaactgtattaaaattttaatactcgatatataccgataacaaagaaTGTAagtcatgcgtatacattttttggcatccctggtatatattctatatatattctaaatttttattaaaatatattctaaatatatatgtaaaataaaattcatgattactgctttttaaatacaatagaaatttaaattcacaaaatTTTAACAATTCTGAGTTTCTTAATGCTAGCAATTAGCATTTATGTAGCACTTTATACTTACATAACAATGAGACCCAATTTCATGCATAAAAATTTCTTTCTACTTTGTAGTCACGCTACACACACCACTATAACTTAACTAGTTCCTAATCTATTTAAGAATAGAGACggtctttaatttatttttctatttcttttatatgCCTCCGAATTATTTTATATGCCTACTCCAAATTCTGTACACCATACGTGTACAGGCAAGTAAAGGCAAGTAAATGCTTAACTGACCACTGACTAACCCATCTGGAATAGTGCAATGCTGAGAATTAATGATCAGATACTTTGTTCCTCTATTTATTGGACTTCTTTGGctccatcaaaaacaaaatttaaaaattccaagagTATAAAACCTCTATAACTgagagatatataaatatattaaagtggATATATTGGatcaatgtattatttttcacaagCACATTTACAATTTACACCCTGCCACTATATTTCCTTGGGCACAATTTTCTCTAAGGCCAatttaatgtgaatttttatAAAGGTGCATAATGAattgacttttttaaaagcattcattGACACTATGATCTCTTACCCAGGTACAGGTTATTTTTTTGAACAGACAGGTAATTAGCCACAAGTAATGGATACTGATTACCTTCTTGAGTGGAAGAAGCCTCTAGGTGTTGAAGTTTAAGGCCATTGTCTAATCTTTGAGGCTTTGTGTACAGAAATAAATAGCAAAGGACACAGACGCTGATGACAAAGGCAAGTAAAACAAGGGCAGCAATCCCCAATCCAGTCAGGGCACCAATgctgaggaaaaaagagaaaaattgggaCTGTCAAACAGACTGGTTTACATAGGAACTAAAAAGGCTTAAATATTGTTAATTCTTGCTTCAGTCATTGATAAccaaattatattttagtataaacAGTATATGATTGAAATCTACAGCTCACCCCTTTGTATCATCAAACTcttattatattttctctaaacatgtgtacacatttgtTAATATTACTATAGAATATCATGTGAATTCATATAACAGGTAAAAGTTCACATAATTCTCTAGGGATAGTTCAAAACATCTCAATCAAATATACCTCTGTTATTAATATATTGTAGGAGGTAAGATCAGGACCATCAACAAAAGATTAATagaaaaatagttatttctaCAAAAGTAGTGAAGCAAATGTTTACCAGAAATGTGGAACTTTTCATTTGGAGACATGTATGGGAGATATATTGTCTACTAATATACAAAACCACAACTGTTACAAAAGAGAAGTTTAATTAAAGGAAAGCAATAGTTATGAAATTCATAGAAAGTTCCTTCAGTCTGAATTTTTGCTTTCTAAAAGAGCATAACACCAATGGCTTCTAGCATCAAGGAAGAAACCCTTAtacttttctctaaaaataaagtgtatatctgatattattttctctgcactgaaTTTGTTATAATGCCTTCTGATACAGTTATAAGGCTAATCATTTGAGAAATAACATAGTATACATAAACCTGTgaacttaatatttttacatgGGAAATGGAGCTTGACAAAAAGAGAATTATCTTCAAAGACTAACATGCAAATGTACATTACTTTCATGAACCatatgtatgtgtgggtgtgtttatgtatataaaattagatttaaacCTGCTCAAGACCAGATGCTTCTGTTGAATTTCCCATAGTGTTGTGCACACTTATTAGAAATGTTTAATAGAGTACTTAGCTTGTAGTAAATGTTCCATAAATAGCGGTAAATAATAATTTCCCGGTGATTGATCCACTTATAGCAATTGAAAAATCATCCTCATTTAAAAGTAATGatctttttcttcattatcttCCAGGCTTGACTGTAGGCTTCTGCTGTTTCCCAGAGATTAGGGTCCTGACTAGTTTGACATGTACcaaaaaggagggaagagagaacttGAGTAGGGATGCTAGCTGTGTCACTGCTTTGGGAGCAAGGAGAACAGAGTTGAAAGTGAGGGGCTAAGCTCATCCAACTTATTCCTGTTTTAAGGAGCTACATCACCCTTGCAATTTAGAGATTGCCTGCTTTGCCGCAGATGTGGAATCAGACTTCCAGAGATTCTTGGGCTTGGTTTATTAATGTCAGCCCAGTTTCCCTATACCTGCACACAAGGGAAGACTGGGTAATTTTGTGACTAGAGTCAGTATATAGTTAGATACTTAAAATGGAGTTTGCCCTCACATGGTGCACTCTCTTCCAAGGGGTAGACTCCTGGCTCTGGCAAGTCCTCTTTCATGCTTGTTGGCACCAGAGTTGACTTTTGTAGACCATACATGTCAGGGAGGGTTAGGACTCTACACAGACACATGGGAACATAATCCACTTAATTAACATTATCTGCTGCACAAGAACTCTACGAAGCCACACATCTGGAAAGATTCCTAAAATGAGACCTAGTTATTAAAAAATCTTCAAAGTAAGAGAGTAAGTtagtcaatttaaaaataaaattgtcaggTTAATTAAATTCAACATATATATTGTGGGCTTTTAATGTACACAATTTAAAAACCAGTCCAAACagtttgaaggaaaaacaaaaacaatgcatgctgttttctgctttctgttatAAAAGGAGATTGTTCATAATCTTGACAGACTGTTACAATGTCACAGTTCCACTTTATACAAATGTTGCTTTATGCATGCGAACCTCTAGATAAAGATAGAGCTCTAGGAATCTCCTAAAACATTCatttcaacaaacacttactgaattCATGTGTCACCCTGAGCAACAGTCATTACTTTCCTAGGTCCTGAAAAGGCTACCAAAGGAAAGCCTAAGAGGTTAGGAACCTGTAAGAGGAGAAAAGATGGGAGTGGGCCAGACAGAAAAGGGCCAATTATTCTTTCCTCACAGCACCGTATGGCAGTTTGCTTTCCAATCCTTGACAGAAGGTCTGAAGCTTTAGTCACATTAACGCATCAGTTATCCTACTCAGCAACTTCACGTACCTAGCAGTATTTACACACCTGTCCCTTTCTCCAGCAGCTGCAGACTCTCAGAACAAACGCTAGTGACTTCTGGGATATTTTTCCCAGTTGGACTAttttaaattagggatggagagCAAAGAATAGGAGAGAAATGAAGCTCTAAATTTTTACCTTCGCAGTGTGTTCTCGGAGCTCAAACTAACAAAACCCCCAGGTTTATTTAGCATTGCCAAGTGATGCGATCAGTtgaaatgatttttgtattttcctggGGAACTGCGGTGCACTGTCCATTTCGTCAGTGCGGAAGGGAGACCCCAGCAAACTGTTCATTCCTTTGTCCCCTCATAAATCTTAGGAAAAATTAATAGCTGCTTGTCACTTTGCAATGAGTCAGGAATCTGAGAATCCCAGGCACTTCTCAATCGAGTTTGGTTTAGGAGTTGCCAGCCTCTTTTGGAGGTGCTGCCACCATTATTAACACCTCCAAAGACTAAGTGCTGGGTTATGgtattattttccaaaaggaaaaataatatgccAGTGTCATATGGACTGCTTCCCCAAATAATAAGgataagttattattattattattattattttgagattttgcCCCACTCTGACACAATACAACTTCGTTAGTTGAACTCATTGGTAAGCGGTCACtcctgagattttttttgaaGCTCACCAATATGtaaaaaaagttatttgactGCTTCAGGAAATAACATACAAAGTTCTTTGCTGTACACTTGGCATGTGTGCCAAATTCTGGATTATTTTAGGAGATTGGGAGAAATAATATTCTTCTGCTTAGTAGcagtctctcctctctctctcccgccctcctcctccctccctccctccttttcattctctctctctctctcaactaaACATAAGCTAACTGATTTGTAAGCATCAATTTAAGGTGGTGTGGGAGTCCTTTCCTATAATCCTGACACAACATTTGTTCTCCAGGCAAAATGAAAGAATCAGGTTCAAAGTTTGCAATCCTTTGGAATGGAAGGGGAGAAAGCACTTCATAATGAAAAATGTCTGCTTAAATATCTAGTTGGAATGAGTACATTTTCCATAGGAAAAAGAGGTGAGAAAGACCCCACTTCAGAAAGTCTCATCACTTTTCAGCAATGGCCAAATGGTTCAGGCTTTGAGAAAGGGAGTATCCTGGAAATGTTCTACAGAACGTGTTATCATAACACCTAAAGCTCTACCTCTCTGTGGGTCTCCAATTCGGTTCGGGATCAGGGGCAGATCGAATGAAAAGGGCAAATTATAAAATCCAGTCACTTGAGAaggcgcgcgcacgcacacacacacacacacacaactttttgGTAGTTTAGAGAATACAGCCAATTCATTCTTACCCTCCAAAGAGACTTAAAATACTCTGATCCTTGTTTAATGCCTTAAAATGGGTCCCATAGGAGCCCGCTTTCTGTTCAAATGCAGCAAATGCCCAAACATATAAAGAGAATTAAAACCTCCTCCTTAGTTTACGCGTCTGGCCTCTGCCAGCAGAGCCGCCTCCTTGGGACTGGTCCCTGGCGAGAGTGAAGACCAGTGCGCTCCGGGGAGGCGGGCGGGGAGCTGAGCCGGGCCAGCCGGGCAGCTGGGTGTGCGCGGGGCGCAGAGCCCGCCCTCCTCTCGCGCGCGCCTCGCCTGGGGTCCCCGGGCGGAGTCACACCTCTGGCTGCCACAGACAGACCCTCGCCGGGCGAGTCCCGGCTCCCGGGGCATCTCGGAGCCGGGGGAGGTTTCTCTGCAGAGACCTCACCCGCCCTCGGAGGCTCCGCGTCCTTCCGGAGGGACGCGACCTGAGCAGGTCCCGGTGTGGCACTGCTGGCAGCCTCCCCAGACCCCGGCACGCTCTCcgcctgccctgcccacctgagGCTCCACATGTAGCTGTGCTTGTAGGGGAAGTAGCTGCCCGGCTCGCTGCAGCAGTACTTGAGGTCCGCGAAGCCGCAGCAGTAGAGGAGAGAGGCCGCCTCGCCGCGCCGGGGGCACTGGAAGGGCTCCACGAAGCTGTGGTTGACGCTGTAGTAGCCAGAGCACACCCGGCTTGCCTCGCCCATCGCGGGCGGCTGCGGGCAGGGCCACGCGAGGTCCCGGGTCTGTCCTCGGACCGCACACGTCCCGCGCTCCCGAGCCCCGCCGACCCCCTCCACCCGGGCTCCCCACTTGCGATCTGGGGTCTGCTGCGTCGGCGTGCAGCCTTCGCGCGCCTCCtcagctctctctcctccccttgtcCACACGGTGTCTGGTCGCTTTACTCGCGCATCTCCCTCTCGCTACTGAGTGGTCGGTCCTTTTATCTGCGGGTCTCCGACCCTGtacctcttctccctctcccttcgtCTGCTTTCTTCGCGCTCACCTGACACCTCTCCACTTTCCCTCACTTCATCAACAGCCTGGGGACCGTAGCTGTCCCCACTCCATGACAGAAAGAGATTTCGCCTGAGGGAAAAGTGGAGACGTAGGACATGTTTGCCGCGTGGACAGGTGCAGCTGAAGTTGCTGTTCTGTCTGCCCAAGCGCAGGGCAGGTGGTTTCCAGGCAAGTagagcagggctggggagccttTACCCGCCACCCACCCAAGGAGTGAGCTAGTAGGCAGAACAAAAGGAACTGAACTACTAACAACGGGGTATTGAGAAGTACCCCTTGTTTTCTGAGAAGTACGCGTGAAACATTAAAATCTGCCAAtgtaaaaatcaaagacaaaaaacaaaattccctCCAAAAACTAGCCATGCACTCCGTGTTCAGTTAAACAATCTGGAAGGGGGAGGAAGGGCCAAAGATTAGGTTAAGAAAATGAGAACTTCTTCAGAGGCAAGCCGAAAGAGGAGGCAAAGGAAATAGGGAGAAAGAGACCATCAATTTTAAAGTGCTGCAGAAAATTCTACTCCCTTTTTtgcttggttttctcatttcGTGATTCGTTTGTTCACAAAgtctttttaaataacaacagTAATGGAGGCTCGTTGTAATTAAGTCAACCAATACTTTGgtgtggaaaggagaaaataataatagcctAATGATGGGAGAGAAGGCAACCCGAAAATTCACAGAATGTCTGAGACAGATTGAGCGTTGTTCCTGCCTCTTcgttttctgcttccttcccttgGCCAGAGGGTTGATTGGAAGCCAGCATCatgaattttaccttgttggtCGCTGGGTGTTTCTGTGTTCCcgtaaatattcttgagctttgttctgggatgcaATTGAGAGACTCGGAAACAGTTGGATTCCTTCAGGTTTGCTTTTAAGCTCTGTTAGGATCAGGATCAAAAACTTGACCTGAGGAGTAAGTTTTTCCCCACGACCGAGGTGACACCCTTCTGAGTATTCCACCTGATACCTTGTGGATTGTGAGGCTCACCATTTGGACTGCTAGAAACAAACTATTCCAAGCCCTGTGAGAGATTCAAGGAGTGTTCCCTCTGCTCCTTTTAAGGGGCTCTTTTCCTAGCTTCCAGTGGTTTCCATATAGAAATGTGCTGATCAGTACTCAGCTGCAGACTCAAGGAGATCCTCTAGTGATCTGGATGTCTCTTTCTCTCCAGCTCTCTTCTCTCTGGTACTCTGTCCTGCTATCTTTAGCCACGGTGGCTTTCCAGGGCTCCAAGCTCTGTCTTCTCAACTCGGGGAGACCACTGATCTCCACTTGGGTTCCCCCACTCTGTGCTGCAGCCTGGAAGCTCCAGGCAGCAAGATGGGGCAATCTTAGGCTCCCCTCATCTGTTTCCTCTCTCAGGATCTCTGTCCTGCACCTCCTGATATCCACGTTCAAAACccattgtttctatattttgtgtACTTACTTGTTTCTGGCTAGAGGATAAATCTAGTCCCTGTTAAGCCATTTTAGCTGGACTTGGTCAGGGGATTGGACCTGATCCAAGCTAGGCCATTAATGTTATGTCTCCTGGAATTGGGATTCCGCCATGTGGACATGAAGCCACAAGAAGCAAGtgtataagaaagagaaaactgaagcaaatgAAGAGGAGCATAAAAGAGGGGTAGTGAGATGATGGTTTTGCAGTTCTTGTTTAAGTCCTTTCCTAAGACCATGGCATTCCTACCACTGCGTTTTTTTGAGCCATCCATGCCTTCGAGTAAAATCCCTTCTGGCTAAAGTGCATTCAAATTGGGTTCTATTTGCAACCAAAGGGATCTGGCTCACATAGCCCATCTTCAGATCAAGGTGAGGGGAGGAGGCAGTTGGAAAGGAAAATCTGAAGCCCTTGAATCCATGGAGCATGTTCCCTTGGATGGGGGAGCAACAGGCAGCACAAGCGGACTTTGCTTCTtgtgcaaaaggaaaagaaattttgagatgaaaagaaaggaaattcttctGAACAATGATATTGGTTGTCTCAATAAACTATACAGAGTGTTCCTTAGAACATGAGCCAACAAGGTGGAATTTGAGTGCTTGAAGAGAACGGAAAGGTTAAGAGTAAGCCCTGAGGGGAACATGCCTGGGTGAGTGGAACAAAGCCTTGGGTACATTGTTGAGGGTCCAGATATGGTTAGAAAtcatagctttttggtggaactAACTTGTTGGTTCATGTCATTTTCTCTGACAGTGAATGTTCAATAGTCTAGGAAACGTGGCTGGGAAATGAACAGCAGGATTTGTCAGGATGATTCTCTGGATTGTGCTCTGGCCCACCACTGCCTCTGTAATCACAAAAAAGCTCCTTAACCCTTTCTAAACCccaaatacacacaaaacacCCACAGAGAAAGGCAGGCACACAGCTGCTAGACTCTTGGTAGAGCCTTGGTAGCTTCAAGTACCTCAGGGCCTCTCAAGTCCAAGCAAACAAAGGAACTTTTAACACATGAGGCTTAAGGGTGGTGTCGAGACTGTGGTTTTGAACAATACCAGTTCAGAAGATGCACGTCACTTGCTTGGCTTGCCTGCTGTGTGGTCCCATATCACCCAGTCTCTAGGTCTCTGCTGCCAGGCAGGAGCTGTTCTGGCAGGGAGTGAGGGTGGGACTGGGCCAACACCGAAAGAGAGCCATAAAtcacatcttttattttcttgtatcttgCTGGTTCTCTACAAAGGTTGTACTCCCCTTCAGGGAATAGTTAGGGAACATTTGGGAAATGAGCGGACAATTTTGATTGCCATGATAATTGAGTACCTAACTGGCAAAGAGGGATGTGGGCCAGGGATGCCAGACATCCTGACATCCTGCAACAGGTACAGAAAGAAGAAGAACTGGCTGTGACTTTGAAATGTTCCAGAGGACATTCATGTAGATGAAAAACCAATTTATAATTATCTGTGCCTAGCACCTGTTCCTGTGACACAAATAAACACAACGTATTTCTTGAGTTTTCCAGGAATGTAACTACCATGTAAATTGAGGGAAGATTACTCTTTGTTTT is part of the Rhinolophus sinicus isolate RSC01 linkage group LG03, ASM3656204v1, whole genome shotgun sequence genome and harbors:
- the SHISAL2B gene encoding protein shisa-like-2B; the encoded protein is MGEASRVCSGYYSVNHSFVEPFQCPRRGEAASLLYCCGFADLKYCCSEPGSYFPYKHSYMWSLSIGALTGLGIAALVLLAFVISVCVLCYLFLYTKPQRLDNGLKLQHLEASSTQEGNSNKKTKAPNSNSTNETSYEADDVIQEKTMDTTQINIVYY